The following are from one region of the Salvia splendens isolate huo1 chromosome 2, SspV2, whole genome shotgun sequence genome:
- the LOC121791887 gene encoding putative zinc transporter At3g08650, translated as MGLKVNLLLLVCVLVVIFGHSIGAEEDRHTLQRVITAPRRNAEGGVIDGSGTEHISDETGGWQDGNVRVSVSKVAICTLAMAAATGLGALPFFFMELDPQWAGICNGMAAGVMLAASFDLIQEGQGHGSGSWVVLGILSGGVFIWLCKKFLEQYGEMSMLDIKGADATKVILVVGIMTLHSFGEGSGVGVSFAGSKGLSQGILVTLAIAVHNIPEGLAVSMVLASRGVSPQNAMIWSVITSLPQPLVAVPSFICADAFNMFLPFATGFAAGCMIWMVMAEVLPDGFKETSPSQVASAATLSVAFMEALGALFEHFSNNYSQEDASGFFVSLLFGLGPLLGGVALVAFSLAFRLRHAFLTGMASGIAFVLGAWRPLQLFVSSKMGLLLLMFLLGVGAAFIHVPTSILTNSRLHRKTSANTLSSVTGVTVSALTLQSVLSCAAVALHALAEGLALGVAAPKAYGLGRHMVLPVSLHGFPRGAAVASCIFGATDSWHASLFSAALIGFVGPLSAIGAILAGIDYSGLDHVLVFACGGLFPCFSSTVRRAVKLDKRKSLFGAVVGVVFASVCLTCTKLVCLHTPYCNSAPEAVR; from the exons ATGGGCTTAAAAGTGAACCTGCTTCTTTTGGTATGTGTCCTTGTTGTAATATTTGGTCATAGTATAGGAGCCGAAGAAGATAGACACACTTTACAAAGAGTAATAACTGCTCCGCGGAGGAATGCAGAAGGTGGTGTGATAGATGGATCTGGTACTGAGCATATTAGTGATGAAACGGGTGGGTGGCAGGATGGAAATGTTAGAGTCTCAGTGTCAAAAGTTGCAATTTGCACACTGGCCATGGCTGCAGCTACTGGTTTGGGGGCTCTCCCTTTCTTTTTTATGGAGCTTGATCCTCAATGGGCTGGAATATGCAATGGAATGGCAGCGGGAGTAATGCTTGCTGCAAGCTTTGACCTTATACAAGAAGGACAGGGCCATGGAAGTGGCAGTTGGGTTGTGTTGGGTATTTTGTCTGGTGGTGTTTTCATCTGGCTTTGCAAGAAG TTTCTTGAGCAATATGGTGAAATGAGCATGCTGGACATAAAGGGAGCTGATGCTACTAAAGTCATTCTTGTTGTTGGAATCATGACTCTTCATTCTTTTGGGGAGGGATCTGGTGTTGGAGTTTCCTTTGCTGGCTCTAAGGGTTTATCACAAGGGATATTGGTGACATTGGCTATTGCTGTACATAATATACCTGAGGGCCTGGCTGTTAGTATGGTCCTTGCGTCAAGAGGAGTTTCTCCGCAGAATGCCATGATATGGAGTGTGATTACGTCACTACCACAG CCTCTTGTAGCGGTTCCTTCATTTATATGTGCTGATGCTTTCAACATGTTCTTGCCATTTGCTACTGGATTTGCTGCCGGTTGTATGATTTGGATGGTTATGGCTGAGGTCCTTCCGGATGGTTTCAAG GAGACTTCCCCATCTCAAGTGGCATCTGCAGCTACGCTTTCTGTGGCATTTATGGAGGCACTTGGTGCTCTATTTGAGCATTTCAGCAACAACTACAG TCAAGAGGATGCTTCCGGCTTCTTTGTTTCTCTATTATTTGGCCTAGGTCCTTTGCTTGGTGGTGTAGCCCTTGTTGCATTTTCTCTTGCATTCCGGCTTCGGCACGCATTTCTTACTGGTATGGCCTCTGGCATAGCCTTTGTCCTCGGTGCCTGGCGACCCCTCCAGCTATTCGTTTCTTCTAAGATGGGGCTTCTTCTACTCATGTTTCTTCTTGGGGTCGGAGCAGCATTCATCCACGTACCTACATCCATTCTCACGAATTCTAGACTGCACAGGAAGACTTCAGCAAACACGTTATCTTCTGTCACTGGTGTCACTGTAAGTGCTCTCACGCTTCAGTCGGTCCTGTCTTGTGCAGCAGTCGCCCTCCATGCTCTCGCTGAGGGGCTTGCGTTAGGTGTAGCTGCACCCAAAGCCTACGGGCTCGGGAGGCACATGGTCCTTCCCGTCTCCCTCCATGGGTTCCCTCGCGGCGCAGCTGTGGCTAGCTGCATCTTTGGAGCCACCGATAGTTGGCATGCTTCACTCTTTTCCGCTGCCCTAATCGGGTTTGTGGGGCCGTTATCTGCCATTGGAGCGATACTTGCCGGGATTGATTACAGCGGGTTGGACCACGTGCTGGTGTTTGCATGTGGAGGGCTTTTCCCGTGCTTCTCGAGCACGGTGAGAAGAGCGGTTAAGTTGGATAAACGGAAGAGCCTTTTTGGGGCTGTGGTCGGAGTCGTGTTTGCTAGTGTGTGTCTAACGTGCACGAAGCTCGTGTGTTTGCACACACCATATTGCAACTCTGCTCCTGAAGCTGTCAGGTGA
- the LOC121768457 gene encoding ferredoxin-thioredoxin reductase, variable chain-like has product MTASTALFSSILNIPTSKISNSHLSFNHIQKKQSFFAPSIPISTSCNSTAISNSLALDHDEEVKRAESILGSKVRVKVPLKVYHVPKVPELDLTGRVGLLKQYVGVHKEKRISANLPYKVEFVAEEISGRGGKPIKFLAHLREDEFEFLD; this is encoded by the coding sequence ATGACCGCCTCCACAGCCCTCTTCTCTTCAATTCTCAACATCCCCACTTCCAAGATCTCCAATTCCCATCTCAGTTTCAACCACATCCAAAAGAAGCAATCTTTCTTCGCTCCGTCAATCCCAATTTCGACCTCCTGCAATTCAACCGCAATTTCCAATTCCTTGGCTCTCGATCACGATGAGGAGGTGAAAAGGGCGGAGTCGATACTCGGGTCCAAAGTCCGGGTCAAGGTGCCCCTGAAAGTGTACCACGTGCCCAAGGTGCCCGAATTGGATCTCACGGGCCGGGTCGGGTTGCTGAAGCAGTACGTCGGGGTTCATAAAGAGAAGAGGATCTCTGCCAATTTGCCCTACAAGGTGGAATTCGTGGCGGAGGAGATCAGCGGCCGCGGCGGTAAGCCGATTAAATTCCTTGCGCATTTGAGGGAAGATGAGTTTGAGTTTCTCGATTGA